One window of the Camelus dromedarius isolate mCamDro1 chromosome 15, mCamDro1.pat, whole genome shotgun sequence genome contains the following:
- the ALKAL2 gene encoding ALK and LTK ligand 2, producing the protein MRGPGRPLLLGLLLVLGAAGPGQGVAEPREAADRQTLLRLILEIVQELRKYHSAESKRLQLSGRQDYTLGRREVADYGADPEEQRVEIVPRDLRMKDKFLKHLTGPLYFSPKCSKHFHRLYHNTRDCTIPAYYKRCARLLTRLAVSPLCVEG; encoded by the exons ATGCGCGGGCCCGGGCGCCCCCtcctcctggggctgctgctggtgCTGGGGGCGGCGGGGCCCGGCCAGGGGGTCGCGGAGCCCCGggaggcggcggacaggcagaCGCTGCTGCGGCTCATCCTGGAGATCGTCCAGGAGCTCAGGAAGTACCACTCGGCGGAGTCCAAGAGGCTGCAGCTCTCGGGCCGACAGGACTACACCCTGGGACGCAGGGAGGTCGCGGACTACGGGGCCGACCCCGAGGAGCAGAGAGTGG AAATTGTTCCTCGAGATCTAAGGATGAAAGACAAGTTTCTAAAACATCTTACAG GCCCTCTGTATTTCAGCCCGAAGTGCAGCAAACACTTCCATAGGCTTTACCACAACACCCGAGACTGCACCATCCCCGCAT ACTATAAACGGTGCGCCCGGCTTCTCACTCGGCTGGCCGTCAGTCCACTGTGCGTGGAGGGGTAA